A region from the Stygiolobus caldivivus genome encodes:
- the malA gene encoding alpha-glucosidase MalA encodes MRIEVEEKEGIYKVTINEPFPPLDLQFNGNKSQKSLADLGLDVTTEGGYLVIEKELHLKEHVLGLGEKAVELDRRRRRYVMNNTDPGIYQKFHDPLYINIPFMISVVEGKATGYFVNSASLLVFDIGFEDYGKVRVKVPEEGVELYILEGPTIEKVLERYSLLVGKPFLPPKWAFGYMISRYSYYPQDKIVELIDLLKGDGFPVEAVFLDIDFMDSFKLFTWHKKRFYDPAKFLNDVHSRGVKVVTIVDHSVRADQNYEVFASGLGKYCELDTGELFVGRLWPGNCVYPDFFRQDTREWWSKLIADWLSQGVDGIWLDMNEPTDFSRIDAINQVFRGTPIQVKDLREYGRFPENVVHYFKGKKVPHNRVRNAYPYYQAMATFDGFKSAGKGEVFILSRSGFAGIQKYAFVWTGDSTSSWDQLRLQIQMVLGLSISGVPYVGIDIGGFQGRNQKEIDNSPEMLMRQFQIAMFFPFFRTHKAPDGVDTEPIYLPSYYKEKVKKVIETRYRFLPYMYCLAEEAHETGHPIVRPLFYEFQEDEDTYRVDDEYMLGSWVLYAPVIYPQMEVRKSYLPVKAKWADFWTGEVLQGWVDSRNDLPVYIREGSVIPLSEGDFIVYGEGSITVEGVSVRSSGKKVTFSKPYRLGKLLVYGLGPERARADGKEVEVVREGKVTVVRVDGTVKEVEME; translated from the coding sequence ATGCGTATAGAGGTCGAAGAGAAAGAGGGTATATATAAGGTCACGATAAACGAGCCCTTCCCTCCGCTAGACTTACAGTTCAACGGGAATAAGTCTCAAAAGTCCTTAGCCGATTTAGGGCTGGACGTAACCACAGAGGGGGGCTACCTCGTTATCGAAAAAGAACTACACCTGAAAGAGCACGTCCTAGGCCTCGGAGAAAAAGCCGTGGAACTGGACAGGCGGAGAAGGAGGTACGTCATGAACAACACCGACCCCGGTATATACCAGAAATTCCACGACCCGTTATATATCAACATCCCGTTTATGATATCAGTAGTGGAAGGAAAGGCTACGGGATACTTCGTTAATTCAGCCTCACTCCTCGTCTTCGATATAGGGTTTGAGGACTACGGTAAGGTCAGGGTCAAAGTCCCCGAGGAAGGGGTAGAGCTGTACATCCTTGAAGGGCCCACGATAGAGAAAGTCCTAGAGAGGTATTCCTTACTCGTGGGTAAGCCCTTCCTCCCCCCTAAGTGGGCTTTCGGTTACATGATCTCTAGGTACAGCTACTACCCGCAGGACAAGATAGTGGAGTTAATAGACCTGCTTAAGGGGGACGGGTTCCCGGTAGAGGCGGTGTTCTTAGACATAGACTTTATGGACTCCTTCAAGCTCTTCACGTGGCACAAAAAGAGGTTTTACGACCCTGCGAAATTTTTAAACGATGTCCACTCCCGCGGTGTAAAGGTGGTCACAATAGTTGACCACAGCGTCAGGGCAGACCAGAACTACGAAGTGTTCGCCTCCGGTCTGGGGAAATACTGCGAACTGGACACGGGGGAGCTGTTCGTGGGGAGGCTGTGGCCGGGTAACTGTGTATACCCGGACTTCTTCAGGCAGGACACGAGGGAGTGGTGGAGTAAGCTCATCGCCGACTGGTTGTCCCAAGGGGTGGACGGTATATGGTTAGACATGAACGAGCCCACAGACTTCAGCAGGATAGACGCTATAAACCAAGTGTTTAGAGGTACGCCTATCCAAGTCAAGGACCTCAGGGAGTACGGTAGGTTCCCCGAAAACGTAGTCCACTACTTTAAGGGGAAGAAAGTACCCCACAACCGAGTGAGGAACGCCTACCCTTACTACCAAGCTATGGCGACTTTCGACGGGTTTAAGAGTGCAGGTAAAGGGGAAGTGTTCATATTATCTAGGAGCGGGTTCGCGGGTATACAGAAGTACGCCTTCGTCTGGACCGGGGACAGTACGTCTTCTTGGGACCAACTGCGGTTACAGATCCAGATGGTCTTGGGGCTCTCCATCTCGGGTGTGCCTTATGTCGGGATAGACATAGGTGGGTTCCAGGGAAGGAACCAAAAGGAAATAGACAACTCACCTGAGATGCTCATGAGGCAGTTCCAGATCGCCATGTTCTTCCCGTTCTTCAGGACCCATAAGGCCCCGGACGGGGTAGACACTGAGCCCATCTACCTACCGTCGTACTACAAAGAAAAAGTAAAGAAAGTAATCGAGACGAGGTATAGATTCTTACCCTACATGTACTGCCTAGCAGAGGAAGCACATGAGACCGGGCACCCCATAGTCAGGCCTTTGTTCTATGAGTTCCAGGAAGACGAGGACACGTATAGGGTAGACGACGAGTATATGTTGGGGAGTTGGGTACTTTACGCCCCGGTCATTTACCCGCAAATGGAGGTGAGGAAGTCGTATTTACCGGTAAAGGCAAAGTGGGCGGACTTCTGGACGGGGGAAGTCCTGCAGGGGTGGGTGGACTCGAGGAATGACCTACCGGTATACATCAGGGAAGGGTCAGTAATACCGCTGTCTGAGGGGGACTTCATAGTATATGGAGAGGGCAGTATAACTGTTGAAGGAGTTAGTGTCAGGAGTAGCGGTAAAAAGGTGACGTTCTCAAAGCCTTACCGGCTCGGGAAGTTGTTGGTATACGGGCTTGGGCCTGAGAGGGCCAGAGCGGACGGGAAAGAAGTAGAGGTCGTGAGGGAGGGGAAGGTCACCGTGGTCAGAGTGGACGGCACAGTGAAAGAGGTAGAGATGGAGTAA
- a CDS encoding nucleotidyltransferase domain-containing protein: MEDIIAERERKRREVIEKARAYVNSLKGRYSAFLIGSYARGDFNVWSDIDVLLIGDFMGNPLERLLGLDFPPNFEVIPLTEEEFHKALEKGNPITWDVRGSGVVLRDDLGLCEKYNISCVRDVG, from the coding sequence TTGGAGGACATTATTGCAGAGAGAGAAAGAAAGAGGAGGGAAGTAATAGAAAAGGCTAGGGCTTACGTTAACTCCTTAAAAGGGAGATATTCGGCTTTCCTGATCGGGTCTTATGCTAGGGGGGACTTCAACGTATGGAGTGATATTGACGTCCTCTTAATAGGGGACTTCATGGGTAACCCTTTAGAAAGGCTGTTAGGACTAGACTTCCCCCCAAACTTCGAGGTAATACCATTAACAGAGGAGGAGTTCCACAAGGCACTAGAGAAGGGCAACCCCATCACGTGGGACGTTAGGGGTAGCGGTGTCGTCCTGAGAGATGACCTCGGGTTGTGTGAGAAATACAATATAAGCTGTGTCCGCGATGTAGGTTAA
- a CDS encoding HEPN domain-containing protein encodes MLDTGEFDRWFKSGKLTLESARHDLGGGFYNWACFKAQQSAELAVKAYFYGIGQPKTGHTVSYLLSLLNVPQDLVDKAKYLDKLYIPTRYPDAWQSETPQYYYTKGEAEEAIKYAEEIINYIEGLWRTLLQREKERGGK; translated from the coding sequence ATGCTCGACACTGGTGAGTTCGACCGGTGGTTTAAGTCCGGAAAACTTACCTTAGAGAGCGCCAGACACGACCTCGGAGGGGGGTTCTATAACTGGGCTTGCTTTAAAGCACAGCAGTCCGCCGAGCTCGCTGTAAAGGCCTACTTTTACGGTATAGGGCAGCCCAAGACGGGCCATACGGTGTCCTACTTACTGTCCTTACTTAACGTCCCTCAAGACTTGGTCGACAAGGCTAAATACTTGGACAAGCTATACATCCCCACTAGGTACCCGGACGCGTGGCAGAGTGAGACCCCCCAGTACTATTACACTAAGGGTGAGGCTGAAGAAGCGATTAAATACGCGGAGGAGATAATAAATTATATAGAGGGGCTTTGGAGGACATTATTGCAGAGAGAGAAAGAAAGAGGAGGGAAGTAA
- a CDS encoding tetratricopeptide repeat protein has translation MANNIEELIKKGYEEPDERIEEYFKGLYERYGDDPRVIYEYASVLDYLGKEREAIPLYRRSLEKGLEGVRKDMCLIQLASSLRVVGELKESHTILDEVYRRTKDPASLLFLALTLRDLGMENKAFCMLASYILGEGKGLMPNYERALKQYYADLCGETS, from the coding sequence ATGGCTAATAACATAGAGGAGCTAATAAAAAAAGGGTATGAAGAACCAGACGAAAGGATTGAGGAATACTTTAAAGGGCTCTACGAAAGATACGGCGATGATCCACGGGTTATTTACGAATATGCGAGCGTTTTAGACTACTTAGGAAAAGAGAGAGAAGCAATACCTCTGTATAGGCGTTCACTGGAAAAGGGGCTGGAAGGGGTACGTAAGGACATGTGCCTCATTCAGCTGGCGAGTTCGTTGAGGGTAGTGGGAGAACTAAAGGAGAGCCATACAATACTTGATGAAGTATATAGGAGGACAAAAGACCCGGCGTCCCTGCTCTTCCTAGCCTTGACCCTCAGAGACTTGGGTATGGAAAACAAAGCGTTTTGTATGCTGGCCTCTTACATCTTGGGAGAGGGTAAGGGCCTCATGCCGAACTATGAAAGGGCCCTAAAGCAGTATTATGCAGACCTTTGCGGTGAAACTAGTTAA
- the glmS gene encoding glutamine--fructose-6-phosphate transaminase (isomerizing), with the protein MGGIFGFVCREPRDLSTVNVGLSRLIYRGYDGAGMTWLNDSLEVTKALGDVSKTPLKVNGKSKVALGHTRYASRGWPTLENTHPLLDCNKKIAVVMDGIIDDYEEIRERLVKQGHKFTSTTDAEVIPHLLEGSRDYLKSAIDIISRVRGIYSFAFIVEGMDKAFVASAGQPIMIGLGDCKYISSDLPSLTGFAENAVILPENSVAEVTPEGVKVYDININVLSPQIKRVKYKEEIVDKGGFPHYMLKEVYDIPSCLVNSYTSLMEKYLSLAAMIVYGAKNIYVIGNGTSLHAGLISYYYFSEVGINANVVSAAEFPYYALQNISTGSVIIAISQSGETSDVIRSIKMAKQRGAVIVGVTNSVGSRLALESNIYLPITAGPELAVPATKTFTSTLVVLRTLSLYTGLNSGKKDRKDLEAFEKDLEELSKQIYTSLPQIEKQAEDAISKVEKDSLYITSSGINFPVALEGALKFKEAALAHAEGIQLGELLHGPIALTNKGYPIIIIKPSEEQAFDLYNKVVKSLSDRGSPIISVSPEGSVKSVETSRDLSPIANVVPLQLMAYKLGVKRGLPIDTPQGLVKAVVS; encoded by the coding sequence ATGGGAGGCATTTTCGGCTTTGTATGCAGGGAACCGAGAGACCTTTCCACGGTGAACGTCGGTTTGAGTAGGCTTATTTACCGGGGTTACGACGGTGCGGGCATGACGTGGCTTAACGACAGCCTTGAGGTCACAAAAGCCTTGGGGGACGTCTCCAAGACTCCCCTGAAAGTAAACGGTAAGTCGAAGGTAGCACTCGGTCATACTAGGTATGCGAGCAGGGGCTGGCCCACATTAGAAAACACGCACCCCCTCTTAGACTGCAATAAAAAGATAGCAGTCGTAATGGACGGGATAATTGACGACTACGAGGAGATAAGGGAGAGGTTGGTAAAGCAGGGGCATAAGTTCACCTCGACTACCGACGCTGAAGTCATCCCCCACCTTTTGGAAGGGTCTCGGGACTACCTTAAGTCCGCGATAGATATTATATCGAGAGTAAGAGGGATTTACTCCTTTGCCTTCATAGTGGAAGGGATGGACAAGGCCTTCGTAGCTTCGGCCGGACAGCCTATAATGATCGGGTTAGGTGACTGTAAATATATCTCAAGTGACTTACCTTCACTGACAGGTTTTGCGGAGAACGCTGTGATATTACCTGAGAACTCAGTGGCTGAAGTTACACCGGAGGGTGTAAAGGTGTATGACATAAACATTAACGTGCTGAGCCCCCAGATAAAGAGGGTAAAGTATAAGGAGGAGATCGTAGATAAAGGCGGCTTCCCCCATTACATGTTAAAAGAGGTCTATGATATACCTTCATGTCTAGTTAATTCGTATACTTCCCTTATGGAGAAATACCTCAGCCTCGCCGCGATGATAGTTTACGGGGCTAAGAACATATACGTAATAGGGAACGGGACTAGCCTCCACGCCGGGCTGATTTCATATTATTACTTCTCCGAAGTCGGGATAAACGCTAACGTGGTGAGTGCTGCTGAATTCCCCTATTACGCTTTACAAAACATCTCTACGGGGTCTGTCATCATCGCGATTAGCCAGAGCGGAGAGACCTCGGACGTGATAAGGAGTATAAAAATGGCTAAGCAGAGGGGAGCGGTTATTGTAGGTGTTACCAACTCCGTGGGGTCAAGGCTCGCCTTGGAGTCAAACATCTACCTACCGATTACCGCGGGACCGGAGTTAGCCGTCCCCGCTACAAAGACTTTTACGTCGACCCTAGTAGTGCTGAGGACCCTATCGCTCTATACCGGGTTAAATTCAGGCAAAAAAGACAGAAAGGATTTAGAAGCATTTGAGAAAGACTTAGAGGAGTTGTCAAAGCAGATATACACATCCCTACCTCAGATAGAAAAGCAGGCTGAAGATGCTATTTCGAAGGTAGAAAAAGACAGCCTTTACATAACGAGTAGCGGTATAAATTTCCCGGTAGCCTTAGAGGGAGCGTTAAAGTTTAAAGAAGCTGCCTTAGCACACGCTGAGGGGATCCAATTAGGAGAACTCCTCCACGGGCCTATAGCCCTCACAAATAAGGGTTACCCGATAATTATTATCAAGCCTTCTGAGGAGCAGGCTTTTGACCTCTACAATAAGGTCGTGAAGTCCCTCTCTGATAGGGGGAGCCCTATAATCAGCGTATCACCCGAGGGTAGCGTTAAAAGTGTAGAGACTTCAAGGGACCTAAGCCCCATAGCTAATGTCGTCCCGCTACAGTTAATGGCTTACAAACTCGGAGTTAAGAGGGGGTTACCCATAGACACCCCGCAAGGGCTGGTAAAAGCGGTGGTGAGTTAA
- the nagA gene encoding N-acetylglucosamine-6-phosphate deacetylase has protein sequence MKITNVKIVTPYKEFTGTIEVESGKIKRVYEGKDRGEDMEGLIAVPGFVDVHTHGIGGYDFTSWRSVDEFLGNLLKMREIYVKYGVTTFLPTTVTLPKEDLAEACKAVGEIEDPSIAGLHLEGPFISEKHAGAQDVRYIRSPDMTEVRRCVELSKNKLRTVTVAPEKGLEFVSALVGMGIHVSIGHTDADYETATKAFLLGADRTTHIFNAMRPFHHRDPGVILASINYSPYIEIIPDFIHVDKELVKFLVKSVGRERVVGVTDSIMAAGLSDGEYTLGKVEITVKEGRALTKEGKLAGSTLTMDKAFANLAKLTGLYDAVMMTSYNPAKALGLTDRGALLPGKNADIVLLDDKLRVVKVYKNGEEIG, from the coding sequence GTGAAAATTACAAATGTAAAAATAGTTACTCCCTACAAAGAGTTTACCGGGACTATAGAGGTAGAAAGTGGTAAAATTAAGAGGGTATACGAGGGCAAAGACCGAGGGGAAGACATGGAGGGGCTAATCGCAGTCCCGGGCTTTGTGGACGTCCACACCCACGGTATAGGGGGTTATGATTTTACCTCATGGAGATCCGTAGACGAGTTTCTGGGTAATTTGCTGAAGATGAGGGAAATATACGTAAAGTACGGGGTCACAACTTTTTTACCTACCACCGTCACCCTCCCTAAGGAAGACTTAGCAGAAGCTTGCAAGGCTGTAGGGGAAATTGAAGACCCGTCAATAGCGGGCTTGCATCTGGAGGGCCCCTTCATAAGTGAAAAGCATGCCGGGGCCCAAGATGTCAGGTATATAAGGAGTCCCGATATGACTGAAGTGAGACGGTGTGTCGAGCTTAGCAAAAACAAGTTGAGGACGGTAACAGTAGCGCCAGAGAAGGGATTGGAATTCGTCTCGGCGTTAGTAGGTATGGGTATACACGTATCCATCGGCCATACCGATGCGGACTACGAGACGGCTACAAAAGCGTTCCTGCTCGGGGCGGATAGGACGACCCATATTTTTAACGCTATGAGGCCTTTTCACCATAGAGACCCGGGGGTAATACTGGCCAGTATAAACTACTCTCCTTACATAGAAATAATCCCGGACTTTATTCACGTAGACAAGGAGTTGGTAAAATTCCTGGTCAAAAGTGTAGGTAGGGAAAGAGTTGTCGGGGTCACCGATTCCATTATGGCCGCGGGGCTGTCCGACGGGGAATATACACTGGGAAAGGTGGAGATTACGGTAAAGGAAGGGAGGGCTCTCACCAAAGAAGGTAAGTTGGCTGGTAGCACTCTGACGATGGACAAGGCATTTGCTAACTTGGCTAAGCTCACCGGTCTCTATGACGCGGTCATGATGACCTCTTATAACCCTGCCAAAGCTTTAGGGCTTACGGATAGGGGCGCGTTATTACCCGGGAAAAACGCTGATATAGTGCTATTGGATGACAAATTGAGGGTAGTTAAAGTATATAAAAATGGTGAAGAAATAGGTTGA
- a CDS encoding S53 family peptidase, whose amino-acid sequence MNKSIKGKYLLSSLILVLLVMPVFTTVNMLSTADSGTTMYYIYNNSPQYSVLPGSIYVQQLPSNYEIPFAVLLNFTNYQTLLSITNEISNHEAKYLSPSQFRSEFYPSQSYKESLIKYLESYGISFTGDYGLILTFQGTVGEIEKAFHTYINCYYYPNQNLDWFGLLGIENIGPFYYFTNNVTPSLPYKVGKYIVGIVGIDSVDPKVYPVIRSAWTLEMHTIKSSDPSLVSSVLVTPKAIAQYFGFTELYSQGYLGQGTKIAIEGVPESYVETSDIYQFWKEFDIVPRTGGLHVVYLGYYTISGQSSENELDAEWSGVFAPASDVYIVFSNGYVGGPALVGNSLNYYYEYYYMVNYIDPNVISISVTLPESFLAAYYPAMLWMIHNIMMQAVDEGISVLAASGDWGFESDNPPPNFNIGIFNTIWYPESDPYVSAVGGIFVNATSTGQVQSISGWDYSTGGISVVFPVQNFELTSLIPFTPFFQRTYPDIAFVSAGGYNIVEYGFGLPLIFDGQLYVWYGTSGAAPMTAAMVALTGLKLGDLNTILYHISYLGFIITPKGFAIGMPAWIPITSGNNPLPAYYGWNFVTGPGTYNAYGMVYDLRLFYSVVY is encoded by the coding sequence ATGAACAAGTCTATTAAAGGGAAATATCTACTATCTTCCTTAATACTAGTCTTATTGGTTATGCCAGTGTTTACTACAGTGAATATGTTAAGTACAGCGGATAGCGGGACTACGATGTACTATATTTACAATAACTCTCCTCAATACTCCGTGTTACCCGGGTCAATATACGTCCAACAGCTACCCTCAAACTACGAGATACCTTTTGCTGTCCTGCTTAATTTCACCAACTACCAGACTTTACTCTCCATAACTAACGAGATATCGAACCACGAAGCCAAATACTTGTCCCCATCTCAGTTCAGGAGTGAGTTCTATCCTTCCCAGTCATACAAAGAAAGCCTTATAAAGTACCTGGAGTCCTACGGAATAAGTTTTACCGGCGATTACGGGTTGATCCTAACATTCCAAGGGACTGTAGGTGAAATAGAAAAGGCATTCCACACATACATAAATTGCTACTACTATCCCAACCAGAACTTAGACTGGTTCGGGTTATTAGGTATAGAAAATATAGGACCTTTCTATTACTTCACTAACAACGTAACACCGTCTTTACCGTATAAAGTGGGTAAATATATAGTCGGAATAGTAGGGATAGATAGTGTTGACCCTAAGGTATACCCGGTAATTAGGAGTGCGTGGACATTAGAAATGCATACCATCAAAAGCAGTGACCCGTCATTAGTGTCGAGCGTCCTGGTAACACCAAAAGCTATAGCCCAGTACTTCGGTTTCACTGAACTGTATAGCCAAGGTTATCTAGGACAAGGGACTAAGATAGCTATTGAAGGGGTCCCAGAATCTTATGTAGAGACAAGCGATATTTACCAGTTTTGGAAAGAATTTGACATAGTACCAAGGACCGGAGGACTACACGTAGTATATCTAGGCTACTACACCATATCAGGACAGTCGAGTGAAAACGAACTCGATGCGGAGTGGTCCGGTGTGTTTGCACCTGCATCTGACGTATACATAGTCTTCAGTAACGGATATGTGGGCGGACCGGCTTTAGTGGGCAATTCGCTAAATTACTACTACGAGTACTATTACATGGTGAATTACATAGACCCTAATGTCATCTCAATTTCCGTAACTCTACCGGAGTCATTTTTAGCCGCTTATTACCCGGCAATGCTATGGATGATCCACAACATAATGATGCAGGCTGTAGACGAAGGGATATCCGTATTAGCTGCTTCTGGGGACTGGGGATTTGAGAGCGATAACCCACCACCAAACTTCAACATAGGTATCTTTAATACAATATGGTATCCCGAAAGTGACCCGTACGTTTCAGCGGTAGGCGGTATTTTCGTAAACGCGACGTCTACTGGTCAGGTGCAATCGATCTCCGGTTGGGATTACAGCACAGGAGGGATAAGCGTAGTATTCCCAGTACAGAACTTCGAGCTGACGTCATTGATACCTTTCACACCGTTCTTCCAGAGGACATACCCCGATATAGCGTTTGTATCAGCCGGAGGTTATAACATTGTAGAATACGGTTTCGGGTTACCGCTAATATTTGACGGTCAACTGTATGTATGGTATGGGACTAGCGGGGCAGCCCCTATGACAGCAGCTATGGTAGCACTTACCGGATTAAAGCTGGGAGACTTAAACACCATACTTTATCACATATCGTATCTAGGGTTTATAATAACGCCTAAAGGATTTGCCATAGGGATGCCTGCATGGATACCTATAACGTCTGGTAACAACCCGCTTCCTGCATATTACGGTTGGAACTTTGTAACCGGACCGGGGACTTATAACGCATACGGAATGGTATATGACCTGAGACTGTTCTACTCAGTAGTCTATTAA